The Chryseobacterium nakagawai genome has a segment encoding these proteins:
- a CDS encoding DUF1281 family ferredoxin-like fold protein: MANWCNNWVVFEGTAEAIEQITQLFKSMAEKEQKDNCGQLPDFVQDTHGDYFYNISQDNESAGVFQYETKWSPNTEAVKQIAEHFKVDFTHEYEELGCLVYGKAIFEDGILKDICLDSQDFDSYELDEETDTYHFEGNEYDSEWEILDTLLERKIENHFNSSKV; this comes from the coding sequence ATGGCTAATTGGTGCAACAACTGGGTTGTTTTTGAGGGAACAGCCGAAGCAATAGAACAGATAACACAGCTATTCAAATCAATGGCTGAAAAGGAGCAGAAAGACAACTGCGGACAACTGCCCGATTTCGTACAGGACACGCACGGAGATTATTTCTACAATATCAGTCAGGATAATGAAAGTGCGGGCGTGTTCCAGTATGAAACAAAATGGTCGCCAAACACGGAAGCCGTTAAGCAGATAGCCGAACATTTCAAAGTGGACTTTACACACGAGTATGAAGAATTGGGCTGCTTAGTGTACGGCAAGGCAATATTTGAAGATGGCATACTAAAGGACATCTGCTTAGATAGCCAGGACTTTGACAGCTACGAATTAGACGAGGAAACCGACACCTACCATTTTGAGGGCAATGAGTACGATAGCGAATGGGAAATACTCGACACCTTATTAGAGCGTAAAATAGAAAATCATTTTAATAGTAGTAAAGTTTAA
- a CDS encoding DUF932 domain-containing protein → MAHNINFNEQTGRHSFFSVQQKAWHGLGQIVEQYPTSEEAIVHAGLDYEVIKSPLFTQGRTMSIGDSGELIEANDILVSNSFATLRTDTNTPLGVVGKDYHIVQNREAFNFFDAIVGGGDGILYETAGALGNGERIFITAKLPDYIRVGNGDDVTEKYIFLTTSHDGSGSITAAFTPIRIVCQNTLNASLRSMTNVVRIKHTSGAKQRLENAHKVMGLANTLSTQLENIFNDWAKVRVTDQEVRKLIQLALCPNKETLTLLKKGAEDEVSTVFKNTVDDAFEYAMISDTQQMATTKGTLFGAYNAVTGYFQNVRNYRDGEAKLQSIVMGGTAQLKTQKAFELCTDFAYSGAEIFKFN, encoded by the coding sequence ATGGCACACAACATCAATTTCAACGAGCAAACAGGACGTCATTCATTTTTCAGCGTTCAACAAAAGGCGTGGCACGGTTTGGGGCAAATCGTAGAGCAGTACCCAACAAGCGAGGAAGCAATAGTACACGCAGGTTTAGATTACGAGGTTATCAAATCCCCACTGTTTACACAGGGCAGAACAATGAGCATAGGCGACAGCGGAGAACTGATTGAAGCTAACGACATTTTAGTATCTAACAGTTTCGCCACACTCCGCACCGATACCAATACACCGTTGGGCGTGGTAGGCAAAGACTACCATATCGTACAAAACCGTGAGGCGTTCAATTTCTTTGATGCTATTGTAGGCGGAGGCGATGGAATATTGTACGAAACCGCAGGAGCATTGGGCAACGGAGAACGCATTTTTATTACTGCCAAGCTGCCTGACTATATCCGAGTAGGTAACGGCGACGATGTTACAGAAAAGTACATTTTCTTAACCACAAGCCACGACGGTAGCGGAAGTATTACCGCAGCGTTTACCCCTATCCGTATCGTATGCCAAAACACCTTAAACGCATCATTACGGAGTATGACCAACGTAGTGCGTATCAAACACACGTCAGGAGCAAAACAACGCCTTGAAAACGCTCACAAGGTTATGGGGCTTGCCAATACCCTAAGCACACAGTTAGAGAACATTTTTAACGACTGGGCTAAAGTAAGGGTAACAGACCAAGAAGTAAGAAAGCTAATCCAATTGGCACTTTGCCCGAACAAGGAAACGCTTACCCTGCTTAAAAAAGGTGCGGAGGATGAAGTTTCCACCGTGTTCAAAAACACCGTAGATGATGCCTTTGAATACGCTATGATAAGCGACACCCAACAAATGGCAACTACCAAAGGCACATTATTCGGGGCTTACAATGCTGTTACAGGCTACTTTCAGAATGTACGCAATTACAGGGATGGCGAAGCCAAACTACAATCTATTGTAATGGGTGGTACAGCACAGCTAAAGACCCAAAAAGCCTTTGAACTGTGTACAGACTTTGCCTATTCAGGAGCAGAGATTTTCAAATTCAATTAA